The following coding sequences lie in one Pseudorasbora parva isolate DD20220531a chromosome 18, ASM2467924v1, whole genome shotgun sequence genomic window:
- the LOC137046426 gene encoding uncharacterized protein, whose protein sequence is MENSQHLYDRVSAELWQLDEDNLQEFQVQPYLSNIRITDEELIEVVNEAAKLDGERQEKLKRLHSAKPPRIHEFHTEPRSENSPALGVQPVRDPGTTMAVKTVKGKEFKECHKVSNEVPDTQKLIEELRAEMRQMMTAVMEANKTFSPRYREERRRGCKKCREEQVDETCQHCFKCGQTGHFSRGCRVQSSQSGNDHGLLRRGHQ, encoded by the exons ATGGAGAACAGCCAGCACCTCTATGACCGTGTGAGCGCCGAACTCTGGCAGCTAGACGAGGACAATCTGCAAGAG TTCCAGGTACAGCCCTATCTCAGCAACATCAGGATAACGGATGAGGAGCTAATTGAGGTGGTGAATGAGGCTGCGAAGCTGGATGGTGAGCGACAGGAGAAACTGAAAAGGCTCCATTCAGCTAAACCCCCCCGCATACATGAGTTCCATACCGAACCCCGATCCGAGAACTCACCTGCCCTGGGTGTGCAGCCGGTGAGAGATCCTGGTACTACAATGGCTGTCAAGACTGTAAAAGGAAAGGAATTTAAAGAATGCCATAAGGTCAGTAATGAGGTTCCAGACACTCAGAAGCTTATTGAGGAGTTGAGAGCTGAAATGAGACAGATGATGACAGCTGTAATGGAAGCAAATAAGACATTCTCACCCCGGTACAGAGAGGAACGACGGCGAGGTTGTAAGAAATGTAGGGAAGAGCAAGTAGACGAAACCTGTCAACACTGCTTCAAATGTGGACAAACAGGCCATTTCTCACGTGGATGCAGAGTACAGAGCTCACAGTCGGGAAACGACCATGGACTGCTGAGACGGGGCCATCAGTAG